In Arsenicicoccus sp. oral taxon 190, the following are encoded in one genomic region:
- the nucS gene encoding endonuclease NucS has product MRLVIARCSVDYQGRLTAHLPLATRLLMVKGDGSVLVHSDGGSYKPLNWMTPPCALAEVVPDEEEAQEGATAVWVVRNAKSGDALRIAIHEVLHDSDHDLGVDPGLVKDGVEAHLQQLLAQHITTLGDGYSLVRREYMTAIGPVDILCRDESGAHVAVEIKRRGEIDGVEQLTRYLELLNRDPALAPVTGVFAAQLIKPQARTLATDRGIRCVTLDYDDLKGVDLSEFRLF; this is encoded by the coding sequence GTGCGACTCGTGATTGCCCGCTGCTCCGTCGACTACCAGGGTCGGCTCACCGCCCACCTGCCGCTCGCCACCCGGCTGCTCATGGTCAAGGGCGACGGCTCGGTGCTGGTGCACTCCGACGGCGGCAGCTACAAGCCGCTCAACTGGATGACGCCGCCGTGCGCGCTGGCCGAGGTGGTGCCCGACGAGGAGGAGGCGCAGGAGGGGGCGACCGCGGTGTGGGTGGTCCGCAACGCCAAGTCCGGCGACGCCCTGCGCATCGCGATCCACGAGGTCCTGCACGACAGCGACCACGATCTCGGGGTCGACCCCGGGCTGGTCAAGGACGGCGTCGAGGCCCACCTGCAGCAGCTGCTGGCCCAGCACATCACCACCCTCGGCGACGGCTACTCGCTGGTGCGGCGGGAGTACATGACGGCGATCGGGCCGGTCGACATCCTGTGCCGCGACGAGAGCGGGGCCCACGTCGCGGTCGAGATCAAGCGGCGCGGCGAGATCGACGGCGTGGAGCAGCTCACCCGCTACCTGGAGCTGCTCAACCGCGACCCCGCGCTGGCGCCCGTCACCGGGGTCTTCGCCGCGCAGCTGATCAAGCCGCAGGCCCGCACCCTCGCGACCGATCGCGGGATCCGGTGCGTGACCCTGGACTACGACGACCTCAAGGGGGTCGACCTGTCGGAGTTCCGGCTCTTCTGA
- a CDS encoding beta-1,6-N-acetylglucosaminyltransferase, with amino-acid sequence MRRIRHLSPEAAVLVRYSSAAALDRAVLEEAGAAVLVSDIATWWGDWSLVDAELECYETALRLVDPDHVVLVSGQDYPITDLRAWEQQVAQRGADAMLALHDPDPVTVDNRWRIVRGPALPGPVHRAAVAVAWRITLAARGRLYLNDSPKRADHRWWIGVPRRGERRPVRKASQWKVLSRHAVEVLLQHYRQDPQERAFFASCKVPDELYVASTLTAAGVDVVAAPTTFAHFPEDGSSPEYLTREHVREAVAAGSPFARKLHPDADPEVLAALDAAAGR; translated from the coding sequence GTGCGCCGGATCCGGCACCTGTCCCCCGAGGCTGCCGTCCTGGTCCGCTACAGCTCCGCCGCGGCGCTGGACCGCGCCGTCCTGGAGGAGGCCGGCGCCGCCGTCCTGGTCAGCGACATCGCGACCTGGTGGGGCGACTGGTCCCTCGTGGACGCCGAGCTGGAGTGCTACGAGACGGCGCTGCGCCTGGTCGACCCCGACCACGTCGTGCTCGTGTCCGGCCAGGACTACCCCATCACGGACCTGCGGGCGTGGGAGCAGCAGGTGGCGCAGCGAGGGGCCGACGCGATGCTGGCCCTGCACGACCCCGACCCGGTCACCGTCGACAACCGCTGGCGCATCGTCCGAGGTCCGGCGCTGCCCGGCCCGGTGCACCGCGCCGCGGTCGCCGTCGCCTGGCGCATCACGCTGGCCGCACGGGGCCGCCTATACCTCAACGACTCCCCCAAGCGGGCCGACCACCGGTGGTGGATCGGCGTGCCACGCCGCGGGGAGCGTCGCCCGGTCCGCAAGGCCAGCCAGTGGAAGGTGCTGTCCCGCCACGCCGTCGAGGTGCTGCTGCAGCACTACCGCCAGGACCCGCAGGAGCGGGCGTTCTTCGCCAGCTGCAAGGTCCCCGACGAGCTCTACGTCGCCTCCACGCTCACCGCGGCCGGGGTGGACGTGGTGGCGGCCCCGACGACCTTCGCGCACTTCCCGGAGGACGGCTCGAGCCCGGAGTACCTCACCCGGGAGCACGTGCGCGAGGCGGTGGCGGCGGGGTCGCCGTTCGCGCGCAAGCTGCACCCGGACGCCGACCCCGAGGTCCTCGCCGCGCTCGACGCGGCCGCCGGACGCTAG
- a CDS encoding histidine phosphatase family protein, translating into MSDLQCPATVLVAAHGHAAFAEPGLLTDDGGWLTDAGVAQMAALADRLRQDPTVRISAVCTSRLSRAVQSCRVVSGALGVPSEVVDGLEEHEVGELAGQPVGDARLTAVVTGWCRGDLALAPPGGEDGYQVVQRFRRALEGIADAHRGETVLVLSHERVMMTALPRLCDNVRSDLFAGGIPQRAEPVRIRIDADGWVMDDWPGRASA; encoded by the coding sequence ATGAGCGACCTGCAGTGTCCCGCAACCGTGCTCGTGGCAGCGCACGGTCACGCGGCCTTCGCCGAGCCGGGGCTGCTGACCGATGACGGCGGGTGGCTCACGGACGCCGGCGTCGCGCAGATGGCCGCGCTCGCCGACCGGTTGCGGCAGGACCCGACGGTGCGGATCAGCGCCGTCTGCACCAGCAGGCTGTCCCGAGCGGTCCAGAGCTGCCGGGTGGTGTCCGGGGCGCTCGGGGTGCCGTCGGAGGTGGTCGACGGCCTCGAGGAGCACGAGGTGGGCGAGCTGGCCGGCCAGCCCGTCGGGGACGCGCGGCTGACCGCCGTCGTGACGGGGTGGTGCCGTGGCGACCTCGCCCTCGCGCCCCCGGGCGGGGAGGACGGCTACCAGGTCGTGCAGCGGTTTCGCCGGGCCCTGGAGGGGATCGCCGACGCGCACCGCGGGGAGACGGTGCTCGTGCTCAGCCACGAGAGGGTGATGATGACCGCCCTGCCGCGGCTGTGCGACAACGTCCGCAGCGACCTCTTCGCCGGCGGGATCCCGCAGCGCGCCGAGCCCGTGCGGATCCGCATCGACGCCGACGGCTGGGTGATGGACGACTGGCCCGGTCGCGCCTCGGCGTGA
- a CDS encoding protein meaA — MRTYAGHSSAAASNALYRTNLAKGQTGLSVAFDLPTQTGYDPDHVLARGEVGKVGVPISHVGDMRALFDGIPLAEMNTSMTINATAMWLLALYEAVAEEQAQEQGLDAAEVRRRLAGTTQNDIIKEYLSRGTHVFGPAPSLRLITDMIAYTVTEMPRWNPINICSYHLQEAGATPVQELAYSLATAIAVLDAVVEAGQVPRERLGEVVGRISFFVNAGVRFVEEMCKMRAFVQLWDQLTQERYGVQDPRQRRFRYGVQVNSLGLTEAQPENNVQRIVLEMLAVTLSKDARARAVQLPAWNEALGLPRPWDQQWSLRIQQVLAYESDLLEHEDLFAGSHVVEATVAELVAGATAELERIQEMGGVVEAVESGYLKSALVASHAARRRRIEAGVDKVVGVNCFETTEPSPLTADLDTAIHVADPDVEDRAVAAVRRWREERDADPQRREAAEAALQRLRADAATETNLMAASIACARAGITTGEWTDALRDVFGEYRAATGVGAAAAAGPEAGPRSGRETGQGARPGNGDGDEAWHEGLADVREAVRRTGEELGTHLRFLVGKPGLDGHSNGAEQVAVRARDAGFEVVYQGIRLTPEQIVAAAVAEDVHVVGLSILSGSHMALVPAVLTGLRDAGAEDVPVVVGGIIPDADARRLRELGVAAVFTPKDFGLNDIMGQVVDVVRAARGLAPSGGTVRD, encoded by the coding sequence ATGCGCACCTACGCCGGGCACTCCTCGGCCGCCGCCAGCAACGCGCTCTACCGCACCAACCTCGCCAAGGGGCAGACGGGGCTGTCGGTGGCCTTCGACCTGCCGACGCAGACCGGCTACGACCCGGACCACGTGCTGGCGCGCGGCGAGGTCGGCAAGGTGGGCGTGCCGATCAGCCACGTCGGCGACATGCGGGCGCTCTTCGACGGCATCCCGCTCGCGGAGATGAACACCTCGATGACCATCAACGCCACCGCGATGTGGCTGCTCGCCCTCTACGAGGCCGTGGCGGAGGAGCAGGCGCAGGAGCAGGGGCTCGACGCGGCGGAGGTGCGGCGCCGGCTCGCCGGCACCACCCAGAACGACATCATCAAGGAGTACCTCAGCCGCGGCACCCACGTCTTCGGCCCCGCCCCGTCGCTGCGGCTGATCACCGACATGATCGCCTACACGGTGACCGAGATGCCGCGGTGGAACCCCATCAACATCTGCAGCTATCACCTGCAGGAGGCCGGGGCCACGCCCGTGCAGGAGCTCGCCTACTCCCTGGCGACCGCCATCGCGGTGCTGGACGCCGTGGTCGAGGCCGGCCAGGTGCCCCGTGAGCGCCTGGGCGAGGTGGTCGGGCGCATCTCCTTCTTCGTCAACGCCGGCGTGCGCTTCGTGGAGGAGATGTGCAAGATGCGCGCCTTCGTGCAGCTCTGGGACCAGCTGACGCAGGAGAGGTATGGCGTGCAGGACCCCCGCCAGCGGCGGTTCCGCTACGGGGTGCAGGTCAACAGCCTCGGCCTGACCGAGGCGCAGCCCGAGAACAACGTGCAGCGGATCGTCCTGGAGATGCTCGCCGTCACCCTGTCCAAGGACGCCCGGGCCCGGGCCGTGCAGCTCCCGGCCTGGAACGAGGCGCTCGGCCTGCCCCGGCCCTGGGACCAGCAGTGGTCGTTGCGGATCCAGCAGGTGCTCGCCTACGAGTCCGACCTGCTCGAGCACGAGGACCTCTTCGCGGGGTCGCACGTGGTCGAGGCCACGGTCGCCGAGCTCGTGGCCGGCGCGACGGCCGAGCTGGAGCGGATCCAGGAGATGGGTGGCGTCGTCGAGGCCGTCGAGTCGGGCTACCTCAAGTCGGCACTGGTGGCCTCCCACGCCGCGCGGCGGCGCCGGATCGAGGCCGGCGTCGACAAGGTGGTCGGGGTCAACTGCTTCGAGACCACCGAGCCCAGCCCGCTGACGGCCGACCTGGACACCGCGATCCACGTCGCCGACCCCGACGTCGAGGACCGCGCGGTGGCGGCGGTGCGGCGGTGGCGCGAGGAGCGCGACGCCGACCCGCAGCGCCGCGAGGCGGCCGAGGCGGCGTTGCAGCGGCTGCGGGCGGACGCCGCGACCGAGACCAACCTGATGGCCGCGTCCATCGCGTGCGCCCGCGCCGGCATCACGACGGGGGAGTGGACCGACGCGCTGCGAGACGTCTTCGGGGAGTACCGCGCCGCCACCGGCGTGGGCGCCGCGGCGGCGGCCGGGCCGGAGGCGGGGCCGAGGTCCGGACGGGAGACCGGGCAGGGAGCGCGGCCCGGCAACGGCGACGGCGACGAGGCATGGCACGAGGGTCTGGCGGACGTCCGCGAGGCGGTCCGCCGCACCGGCGAGGAGCTGGGCACGCACCTGCGCTTCCTGGTCGGTAAGCCGGGGCTCGATGGTCACTCCAACGGCGCGGAGCAGGTGGCGGTGCGGGCGCGCGACGCCGGCTTCGAGGTGGTCTACCAGGGCATCCGGCTCACGCCGGAGCAGATCGTCGCGGCGGCGGTGGCCGAGGACGTCCACGTGGTCGGGCTGTCGATCCTGTCCGGCTCGCACATGGCGCTGGTGCCCGCGGTCCTCACCGGTCTGCGCGACGCGGGGGCCGAGGACGTGCCCGTCGTGGTCGGCGGCATCATCCCGGACGCGGACGCGCGGCGGCTGCGCGAGCTCGGCGTCGCGGCCGTCTTCACGCCCAAGGACTTCGGGCTCAACGACATCATGGGCCAGGTCGTCGACGTGGTGCGCGCCGCCCGCGGGCTGGCCCCGTCGGGCGGCACCGTCCGCGACTGA
- a CDS encoding STAS domain-containing protein has translation MARGRTTTGDTVVEVVLPGYELRVQGRLDARNDHALREEIHRAIVLGEGELLLHLDAAEIHDATALALIAGAHHRARRAGRRLVIVNPSARFERVVAAMRLGKVLERRDTR, from the coding sequence ATGGCGAGGGGGCGCACCACCACCGGGGACACGGTCGTCGAGGTCGTGCTGCCCGGCTACGAGCTGCGGGTGCAGGGGCGGCTGGACGCCCGCAACGACCACGCGCTGCGTGAGGAGATCCACCGCGCCATCGTCCTCGGGGAGGGTGAGCTGCTGCTGCACCTCGACGCGGCCGAGATCCACGACGCCACCGCCCTCGCGCTCATCGCTGGGGCCCACCACCGGGCGCGCAGAGCCGGGCGCCGGCTGGTGATCGTCAACCCCTCGGCGAGGTTCGAGCGGGTGGTCGCGGCGATGCGGCTGGGCAAGGTGCTGGAGCGTCGCGACACCCGCTGA
- a CDS encoding cob(I)yrinic acid a,c-diamide adenosyltransferase — protein sequence MVNLTRIYTRTGDDGTTHLGDFSRTRKTDPRLQAYADANEANACLGIAIAAGDLREDVVATVTRVQNDLFDVGADLCNPLRSETPEYPPLRVQAAWIDELEADCDTYNGELEKLRSFILPGGSAGSAYLHLACTVVRRAERSTWAAIDTYGDHPAPEGAERGAGGVNVLTAKYLNRLSDLLFILARVANRDHGGDVLWQPGGGRE from the coding sequence ATGGTCAACCTCACGCGCATCTACACCCGCACCGGCGACGACGGCACGACGCACCTCGGCGACTTCAGCCGGACCCGCAAGACCGACCCGCGGCTGCAGGCCTACGCGGACGCCAACGAGGCCAATGCCTGCCTCGGGATCGCCATCGCGGCGGGCGACCTGCGCGAGGACGTCGTGGCGACCGTGACCCGCGTGCAGAACGACCTCTTCGACGTCGGCGCGGACCTGTGCAACCCGCTGCGCAGCGAGACGCCGGAGTACCCCCCGCTGCGTGTCCAGGCCGCGTGGATCGACGAGCTCGAGGCCGACTGCGACACCTACAACGGCGAGCTGGAGAAGCTGCGCTCCTTCATCCTGCCCGGGGGGTCGGCCGGCTCGGCCTATCTGCACCTGGCGTGCACCGTGGTGCGCCGCGCGGAGCGCAGCACCTGGGCAGCGATCGACACGTATGGCGACCACCCCGCCCCCGAGGGCGCCGAGCGGGGGGCCGGTGGCGTCAACGTCCTCACGGCGAAGTACCTGAACCGGCTGTCGGACCTGCTCTTCATCCTCGCGCGGGTGGCCAACCGGGACCACGGCGGGGACGTGCTGTGGCAGCCGGGCGGCGGCCGCGAGTAG
- a CDS encoding DUF2550 family protein yields MDGIEITEMVAAGAAVLLVLALLGTYLRRRLIAAGAPMFVCAYRRPGRASWRYGLARFESEHLVVFPLSGATLQPSHRVSRTGMALLHAGEPARGQAPLVEDPVVVALSDSGRQLEMVLPRDSYTAVRSWHEASPPGWPPRVA; encoded by the coding sequence GTGGACGGCATCGAGATCACCGAGATGGTGGCCGCCGGTGCTGCGGTGCTGCTGGTGCTGGCTTTGCTCGGCACCTACCTGCGCCGGCGGCTGATCGCCGCCGGCGCTCCCATGTTCGTGTGCGCCTACCGCCGCCCGGGGCGGGCGTCGTGGCGCTACGGGCTGGCACGCTTCGAGTCCGAGCACCTCGTGGTCTTCCCGCTGAGCGGCGCGACGCTGCAGCCGAGCCACCGGGTGAGCCGCACGGGGATGGCCCTGCTGCACGCGGGGGAGCCCGCCCGCGGCCAGGCGCCGCTGGTCGAGGACCCGGTGGTCGTCGCGCTGTCGGACTCCGGTCGGCAGCTGGAGATGGTGCTGCCCCGCGACTCCTACACCGCCGTGCGGTCCTGGCACGAGGCCAGCCCGCCGGGGTGGCCGCCGCGGGTCGCCTGA
- a CDS encoding F0F1 ATP synthase subunit epsilon produces MPLQVQLVAADRPVWEGEASSVTARTTEGELGILPGHTPLLGVLVSGDVSITSGEGRRTVRIDSGFLSVHDDHVTLVAEHVDEAAASHGR; encoded by the coding sequence GTGCCCCTGCAGGTCCAACTCGTCGCCGCGGATCGCCCCGTCTGGGAGGGCGAGGCCTCGTCGGTCACCGCCCGCACGACCGAGGGCGAGCTCGGCATCCTCCCCGGCCACACCCCCCTGCTCGGCGTGCTGGTCAGCGGCGACGTGTCCATCACCTCGGGGGAGGGCCGGCGCACGGTCCGCATCGACTCCGGCTTCCTGTCCGTCCACGACGACCACGTGACCCTGGTCGCGGAGCACGTCGACGAGGCTGCTGCCTCCCACGGACGCTGA
- a CDS encoding glycosyltransferase family 2 protein yields MTTLDPAPRVTVVMPTYRRPEMLREALGSAVAQTLRDLEILVCDNADDPAARQVVESFADDRITYLGRPENLGMIGNALDGFRRARGEFVIKLDDDDAFEPDALATMLAGFDDRPDVTASFCDLRLVDVHGQTLAADTEQVQRDTHRAELAPGLHQPFSGLAAQGAVSLSGSLLRRASIDWDRVPEQAGTSYDLYLTMAAARGGAAAWYTKRPLVRYRIHGANDSVKNVVPSLEASQWILQDAQASGQHGDREVMRQRIAQDDARLAREYLLRGDTGRCRRSALASLRVRPTPGAAATLVLGSLPRRLGTRISQRRREAYLGASAPTATAPTPDH; encoded by the coding sequence ATGACCACGCTCGACCCGGCGCCACGCGTCACCGTCGTGATGCCGACCTACCGCCGCCCGGAGATGCTCCGCGAGGCGCTCGGGTCGGCGGTGGCCCAGACCCTGCGCGACCTGGAGATCCTGGTCTGCGACAACGCCGACGACCCCGCCGCCCGCCAGGTGGTGGAGTCCTTCGCCGACGACCGCATCACCTACCTCGGTCGCCCGGAGAACCTCGGCATGATCGGCAACGCCCTCGACGGGTTCCGGCGGGCGCGGGGCGAGTTCGTGATCAAGCTGGACGACGACGACGCCTTCGAGCCCGACGCGCTCGCGACGATGCTGGCCGGCTTCGACGACCGCCCCGACGTCACCGCCTCCTTCTGCGACCTGCGGCTCGTGGACGTCCACGGCCAGACCCTCGCGGCCGACACCGAGCAGGTCCAGCGCGACACGCACCGGGCCGAGCTCGCACCCGGCCTGCACCAGCCGTTCAGCGGGCTGGCCGCGCAGGGGGCCGTCTCGCTGTCCGGGTCGTTGCTGCGACGGGCGAGCATCGACTGGGACCGCGTCCCCGAGCAGGCCGGCACCTCCTACGACCTCTACCTGACCATGGCGGCGGCCCGCGGCGGCGCCGCCGCGTGGTACACCAAGCGGCCGCTGGTGCGGTACCGGATCCACGGCGCCAACGACAGCGTCAAGAACGTCGTCCCCAGCCTGGAGGCCTCGCAGTGGATCCTGCAGGACGCCCAGGCCTCCGGGCAGCACGGCGACCGCGAGGTCATGCGGCAGCGGATCGCCCAGGACGATGCCAGGCTCGCGCGGGAGTATCTCCTGCGCGGGGACACGGGCCGGTGCCGCCGCTCGGCCCTCGCGAGCCTGCGGGTTCGCCCCACGCCCGGTGCGGCTGCCACCCTGGTGCTGGGGTCCTTGCCCCGCCGGCTCGGCACCCGCATCAGCCAGCGCCGACGCGAGGCCTACCTCGGTGCCTCGGCGCCCACGGCCACCGCACCCACCCCTGACCACTGA
- a CDS encoding O-antigen ligase family protein, translating into MTAKVTQRALDPLPPAGTPPERIPAYVWLFLASTALNLFSGNSGLMGFPVPPDRVLLLGSLVLLALEPHRDRLRPMPVYVVMGVLTLWTAWSALSAGTLASDNGFYALLDRIMVPFLMFSVGGLLFSTTHRRDLLLRTLTLIGLYLGAVSVLCMVGPKQLVFPRYIMDYLANNPMARDDPRAVGPFLSSEANGMALALCAFAAALLWTRTRNAGWRLLVLLTIPASAAGLILTLTRSSWLAALLGIALIALVVPRARRWFALAGVLGAAALGSALLAMPSLMELATGRLTTSRSLYDRANTYEAGWRALGEQPLFGIGWSRFIDIGTEWVRQAPDYPITTVTIEIHNVFLSRAVETGIPGALLWITVIVLGPVTMLWRARQTQGELRSWWLFLVFALAVWFVPSMTSPNPYPFPNYLMWLIAGIAGRTVLVRNCTSHTGEDGIERPWPREDS; encoded by the coding sequence GTGACGGCCAAGGTGACTCAGCGCGCTCTGGATCCCCTGCCCCCGGCGGGGACACCTCCCGAGCGGATACCTGCGTACGTGTGGCTCTTTCTCGCGTCAACAGCGCTCAACCTATTCTCCGGCAACAGCGGCCTAATGGGCTTCCCCGTGCCACCTGACAGGGTGCTTCTTTTGGGGTCGCTGGTGCTGTTGGCCCTTGAACCGCACCGCGACCGGCTGCGCCCTATGCCTGTGTACGTGGTGATGGGCGTACTCACCTTGTGGACTGCTTGGTCGGCGCTAAGCGCAGGGACTCTCGCGAGCGACAATGGTTTCTACGCGCTGCTAGACCGCATCATGGTGCCGTTCCTAATGTTCTCAGTCGGAGGACTACTCTTCTCCACCACTCACCGCCGCGACCTCCTCCTGCGCACCCTCACCTTGATCGGTCTCTACCTTGGAGCGGTTTCCGTACTCTGCATGGTTGGGCCCAAGCAACTTGTATTTCCGCGATACATCATGGACTACCTTGCCAATAACCCCATGGCCAGGGATGATCCGCGAGCCGTGGGCCCCTTCCTATCAAGTGAGGCCAACGGGATGGCCTTGGCCCTGTGCGCGTTTGCGGCCGCTCTCTTATGGACACGAACGCGCAATGCGGGCTGGCGACTGCTGGTACTTCTAACGATACCGGCCTCAGCTGCGGGTTTGATATTGACGCTTACGCGGTCGTCCTGGCTGGCTGCGCTTCTCGGGATCGCCCTGATTGCCCTGGTCGTTCCTCGGGCCAGACGATGGTTTGCTCTTGCGGGCGTGTTGGGAGCAGCGGCCTTGGGCTCGGCGCTTCTGGCCATGCCAAGTCTGATGGAGTTGGCTACAGGGCGTCTGACAACTTCTCGCTCCCTGTACGATCGAGCCAACACGTACGAGGCGGGCTGGAGGGCGCTAGGAGAGCAACCGCTATTCGGAATCGGCTGGAGTCGGTTCATCGACATCGGAACAGAATGGGTTCGGCAAGCACCCGATTACCCCATCACGACTGTGACCATCGAGATCCACAACGTCTTCCTGTCGCGCGCCGTTGAAACGGGGATCCCTGGTGCACTCTTGTGGATTACAGTCATTGTCCTAGGGCCAGTCACCATGCTGTGGCGGGCGAGGCAAACTCAAGGAGAGCTGCGCTCGTGGTGGCTCTTCCTCGTGTTCGCGCTAGCAGTCTGGTTCGTCCCCAGCATGACGAGCCCCAATCCCTACCCATTTCCAAACTACCTGATGTGGCTCATTGCTGGCATTGCTGGTCGAACGGTTTTAGTCCGAAATTGCACGAGCCACACGGGTGAGGACGGCATTGAGCGCCCTTGGCCTCGGGAGGATTCATGA
- a CDS encoding acyltransferase → MTTGVLFDGRVEDVLLGDEVHVAGPTVLSISNGGGLEGARLEIGARTYVGEFNNIRCAGAPIIIGPDCLVSQQCTLVGSNHGTRANELVREQPWHGDGIVIGRDVWIGAGATILPGARIGDGAVIASRSVVRGEVPALAIMAGAPARQVSARINTR, encoded by the coding sequence ATGACGACGGGCGTGCTTTTCGACGGTCGAGTGGAAGACGTGCTCCTAGGGGACGAGGTACACGTCGCTGGCCCCACTGTCCTGTCAATCTCCAACGGCGGGGGGCTTGAAGGCGCCCGACTCGAGATAGGTGCGAGGACATACGTGGGGGAATTTAACAATATTCGCTGCGCAGGCGCACCTATCATTATCGGCCCTGATTGCCTGGTGTCACAACAGTGCACTCTCGTAGGATCCAATCACGGCACACGCGCCAACGAATTGGTCAGAGAGCAGCCTTGGCACGGAGACGGGATAGTCATCGGCCGCGACGTCTGGATTGGAGCTGGCGCAACTATTCTGCCGGGAGCACGGATCGGGGATGGAGCAGTCATCGCTTCTCGATCGGTCGTTCGAGGTGAAGTCCCTGCGCTGGCCATCATGGCTGGGGCGCCAGCCCGCCAGGTTAGCGCTCGAATCAATACGCGCTAG
- a CDS encoding DUF4124 domain-containing protein, with protein sequence MSKAPTYANSAAMVQNLQSQITPHWGGIAAFNNDRYNPSYYVVSSNTPRVDVAFLNCQNKPGVPEGLMNGPAMFKQVPIPVGAIPAAGTDSTLTLYDPSTDQLWEFWVLRKQATKPNKWEACWGGRIDNVSKSPGFFDPPYGASASGLVTTGSMVTIKEAAEGKIEHAMALNLIETGHHSRIWYPANRSDGNSSNPNAIPEGARLRLDPSVNVDALQITPLAKAIAKAAQKYGFIVVDTAHAVAVIAESGQAQQAKTGKDPWGPILGDVPNYKQLEGFPWDRVQVIQQDYGKPGS encoded by the coding sequence GTGAGCAAAGCCCCCACTTACGCCAATTCCGCTGCGATGGTCCAGAACCTACAGAGTCAGATCACTCCTCATTGGGGTGGTATCGCGGCGTTTAACAATGATCGCTACAACCCCAGTTACTACGTAGTGAGCAGCAACACGCCCCGCGTCGACGTGGCTTTCTTGAACTGTCAGAACAAACCCGGTGTTCCCGAGGGGCTCATGAACGGGCCAGCAATGTTCAAGCAGGTGCCTATCCCAGTAGGGGCGATTCCTGCGGCCGGAACCGACTCGACGCTCACCTTGTACGACCCCAGCACAGACCAGCTTTGGGAGTTCTGGGTACTGCGTAAGCAAGCGACCAAACCCAACAAATGGGAGGCGTGCTGGGGCGGACGCATCGACAACGTATCTAAGTCCCCCGGATTCTTCGACCCCCCTTATGGCGCCAGTGCGTCCGGTCTCGTCACGACTGGATCTATGGTAACAATCAAGGAGGCGGCGGAAGGCAAGATTGAGCACGCCATGGCCCTTAACCTAATTGAAACTGGCCACCACAGTCGCATTTGGTATCCGGCAAACCGAAGCGACGGCAACTCCAGCAATCCGAACGCTATCCCCGAAGGGGCGAGGCTGCGCCTGGATCCCTCCGTGAACGTTGATGCTCTGCAGATCACCCCGTTGGCTAAAGCCATCGCCAAGGCTGCTCAAAAATACGGATTCATCGTGGTGGATACAGCGCACGCGGTCGCCGTGATCGCTGAGAGTGGGCAGGCGCAGCAAGCAAAGACAGGAAAGGATCCGTGGGGGCCGATTCTGGGAGACGTGCCCAATTACAAACAACTGGAAGGTTTTCCCTGGGATAGGGTGCAGGTTATCCAGCAAGATTATGGCAAGCCTGGGTCTTGA
- a CDS encoding serine O-acetyltransferase: MWVRGVIGAELPPQVVVGSGLCLAHAGRGVILHPETRIGAGVKIYHQVTVGVRDPHGAPNIGDRAMLGAGSKILGPIVVGDDTQVGANAVLLTSTEPGSTYVGIPARRVGGGQGGKG, from the coding sequence ATGTGGGTCCGAGGGGTCATCGGGGCTGAACTGCCGCCTCAAGTAGTCGTTGGGTCCGGGTTGTGCCTAGCCCACGCCGGCCGTGGCGTCATCTTGCACCCGGAGACCCGTATCGGCGCCGGGGTTAAGATTTACCACCAGGTGACGGTCGGTGTACGCGACCCGCACGGCGCGCCAAATATCGGGGACCGAGCGATGCTGGGTGCAGGAAGTAAAATTCTGGGGCCAATTGTCGTAGGAGACGACACCCAAGTAGGGGCGAACGCGGTCCTACTGACGAGTACGGAGCCAGGTAGTACGTACGTAGGGATTCCGGCTCGGCGAGTCGGGGGTGGCCAAGGTGGGAAGGGGTAG